In Gadus chalcogrammus isolate NIFS_2021 chromosome 11, NIFS_Gcha_1.0, whole genome shotgun sequence, a single window of DNA contains:
- the usp5 gene encoding ubiquitin carboxyl-terminal hydrolase 5 isoform X4 has product MADVGEVLMSVLSTIRVPRPGDRVHKDECALSFSSPESEGGLYVCMNTFLGFGSQYVDRHHARTGQRAYLHFTRTRKAQKEDDNNSSSGDPPKKKPTRLAIGIEGGFDVEQDQYEEDVKVVIFPDRQQVTSEDLATMPDVVKERVSLSMAGFMSADSVSHALQVQQWDGEVRQESRHAVDLKQLDNGLKIPPSGWRCEVCDLQENLWMNLTDGKVFCGRRYFDGTGGNNHALLHFQQTGFPLAVKLGTITPDGADVYSYDEDDMVLNPKLPEHLSHFGIDMMTMQKTEHTMTELEIAVNQRVGEWEVIQESGTSLRPLSGSGLTGMKNLGNSCYLNSVMQVLFTVPDFQTKYVSNIQKIFDEAPSDPTQDFKTQVAKLGYGLLSGEYSKPAPDPGDDNGTAEPRGDQVGIAPRMFKALIGRGHAEFSTNRQQDAQEFLLHFINMVERNCRSGANPSEAFRFLVEERIVCQQSHKAKYTQRVDYILQLPVPMDQATNTEELQEAERRREEADSGPSPTVRAKIPFSACMAALSEPEVLSDFWSSAVQAKTTATKTTRFASFPDHLVIQIKKFTFGLDWVPKKLDVSIDVPDTLDLGDLRATGQQPGEELLPETAPPPLMTPDVEVKAPVLDDSTVSQLCEMGFPLEACRKAVYYTGNTGIDAAMNWVMGHMDDPDFSAPLVLPGCSSAPGTTPTESLSEEHLATIVSMGFSRDQASKALRATSNVLDRAVDWIFSHLDDLESMEVSEGGRSAAESEGSREPPPGPRVRDGPGKYELFAFISHMGTSTMCGHYVCHIKKDHQWVIFNDQKVCASEKPPKDLGYLYFYRRVTE; this is encoded by the exons ATGGCGGACGTTGGAGAGGTTTTGATGTCAGTTTTGTCCACAATCCGGGTCCCCAGGCCCGGGGACCGTGTCCACAAAGACGAATGCGCCTTGTCATTTTCGTCGCCG gagagcgaggggggtctgtatgtgtgcatgaacactTTCCTCGGCTTTGGCAGTCAGTATGTGGATCGGCACCATGCTCGGACTGGTCAGCGGGCTTACCTGCACTTCACCCGCACCCGTAAAGCTCAG AAGGAGGATGATAATAACTCTAGCTCTGGGGACCCTCCTAAGAAGAAACCCACCAGACTGGCCATAG GGATCGAAGGAGGTTTCGATGTGGAACAGGATCAATATGAAGAGGATGTTAAGGTTGTCATCTTCCCGGACAGGCAGCAAGTGACCTCAGAGGACCTTGCCACCATGCCAGACGTTGTTAAAGAAAGG GTGTCTCTATCCATGGCGGGTTTCATGTCTGCAGACTCAGTGTCTCATGCCTTGCAAGTCCAGCAGTGGGACGGGGAGGTACGACAGGAGTCCAGACATGCCGTTGATCTCAAACAACTCGACAACGGACTCAAAATCCCACCCAG TGGCTGGCGCTGTGAGGTGTGTGACCTGCAGGAGAACCTGTGGATGAACCTGACCGACGGCAAGGTGTTCTGTGGCCGCAGGTACTTCGACGGCACCGGGGGCAACAACCACGCTTTGCTTCACTTCCAACAGACTGGCTTCCCTCTCGCGGTTAAGCTGGGCACCATCACCCCCgatggagcag ATGTGTATTCCTATGATGAAGACGACATGGTGCTCAACCCCAAGCTTCCAGAGCATCTGTCACATTTTGGCATCGACATGATGACTATGCAGAAG ACGGAGCACACCATGACGGAGCTGGAGATCGCAGTGAACCAGCGGGTGGGCGAGTGGGAGGTGATCCAGGAGTCCGGCACATCCCTGCGGCCGCTGTCAGGCTCCGGGCTGACTGGCATGAAGAACCTGGGCAACAGCTGCTACCTCAACTCGGTCATGCAAGTGCTCTTCACTGTGCCCGACTTTCAGACCAA GTATGTGTCCAACATCCAGAAGATCTTTGACGAGGCCCCGAGCGATCCCACCCAGGACTTCAAAACCCAAGT AGCCAAGCTTGGCTACGGCCTTCTGTCAGGAGAGTACTCCAAACCTGCACCGGACCCCGGGGACGACAACGGCACAGCTGAGCCCAGA GGGGACCAGGTGGGCATCGCTCCACGCATGTTTAAAGCCCTGATCGGACGGGGCCACGCGGAGTTCTCCACCAATCGGCAGCAGGATGCCCAGGAGTTTTTATTGCACTTCATAAACATGGTGGAG AGGAACTGCCGCTCGGGGGCCAACCCGTCTGAGGCCTTCAGGttcctggtggaggagaggatcgTGTGTCAACAGTCCCACAAAGCCAAGTACACCCAGAGGGTGGACTACATCCTGCAGCTGCCTGTGCCCATGGACCAGGCCACCAACACGG AGGAGCTGCAGGAGGCTGAGCGTCGGCGCGAGGAGGCCGACTCCGGCCCCTCCCCGACCGTGAGGGCCAAGATCCCCTTCAGCGCCTGCATGGCGGCGCTCAGCGAGCCGGAGGTCCTCAGCGACTTCTGGAGCTCCGCCGTGCAGGCGAAGACCACCGCCACCAA AACAACCCGCTTCGCCTCCTTTCCGGACCACCTCGTCATCCAGATCAAGAAGTTCACTTTCGGTCTCGATTGGGTCCCCAAGAAACTGG ATGTGAGCATTGATGTTCCTGACACCCTGGACCTGGGCGACCTGCGCGCCACCGGCCAGCAGCCAGGGGAGGAGCTTCTGCCGGaaacggccccgccccccctcatgACCCCAGACGTGGAGGTCAAAG cCCCCGTGCTGGACGACTCTACCGTGTCCCAGCTGTGTGAGATGGGCTTCCCTCTGGAGGCGTGCAGGAAGGCGGTGTACTACACCGGCAACACTGGCATCGACGCGGCCATGAACTGGGTCATGGGCCACATGGACGACCCAG ACTTCTCCGCCCCGCTGGTGCTGCCTGGCTGCAGCTCCGCCCCCGGCACCACGCCCACAGAGAGCCTGTCAGAGGAGCACCTGGCCACCATCGTCTCCATGGGCTTCAGCCGAGACCAGGCCAGCAAGGCCCTCAGAGCCACG AGTAACGTCCTGGACCGGGCGGTGGACTGGATCTTCTCCCACCTCGACGACCTGGAGTCCATGGAGGTGTCCGAAGGAGGCCGCTCGGCCGCTGAGAGCGAGGGCAGCAGGgagcccccccccggcccccgggtCAGAGACGGACCGGGCA AGTACGAGTTGTTTGCGTTCATCAGTCACATGGGGACGAGCACAATGTGTGGCCACTATGTCTGCCACATCAAGAAAGACCACCA GTGGGTCATCTTTAACGACCAGAAAGTGTGTGCCTCAGAGAAGCCCCCCAAAGACCTGGGATACCTTTACTTCTACCGCAGAGTCACCGAGTGA
- the usp5 gene encoding ubiquitin carboxyl-terminal hydrolase 5 isoform X3 yields the protein MADVGEVLMSVLSTIRVPRPGDRVHKDECALSFSSPESEGGLYVCMNTFLGFGSQYVDRHHARTGQRAYLHFTRTRKAQCVVLQKEDDNNSSSGDPPKKKPTRLAIGIEGGFDVEQDQYEEDVKVVIFPDRQQVTSEDLATMPDVVKERVSLSMAGFMSADSVSHALQVQQWDGEVRQESRHAVDLKQLDNGLKIPPSGWRCEVCDLQENLWMNLTDGKVFCGRRYFDGTGGNNHALLHFQQTGFPLAVKLGTITPDGADVYSYDEDDMVLNPKLPEHLSHFGIDMMTMQKTEHTMTELEIAVNQRVGEWEVIQESGTSLRPLSGSGLTGMKNLGNSCYLNSVMQVLFTVPDFQTKYVSNIQKIFDEAPSDPTQDFKTQVAKLGYGLLSGEYSKPAPDPGDDNGTAEPRGDQVGIAPRMFKALIGRGHAEFSTNRQQDAQEFLLHFINMVERNCRSGANPSEAFRFLVEERIVCQQSHKAKYTQRVDYILQLPVPMDQATNTEELQEAERRREEADSGPSPTVRAKIPFSACMAALSEPEVLSDFWSSAVQAKTTATKTTRFASFPDHLVIQIKKFTFGLDWVPKKLDVSIDVPDTLDLGDLRATGQQPGEELLPETAPPPLMTPDVEVKAPVLDDSTVSQLCEMGFPLEACRKAVYYTGNTGIDAAMNWVMGHMDDPDFSAPLVLPGCSSAPGTTPTESLSEEHLATIVSMGFSRDQASKALRATSNVLDRAVDWIFSHLDDLESMEVSEGGRSAAESEGSREPPPGPRVRDGPGKYELFAFISHMGTSTMCGHYVCHIKKDHQWVIFNDQKVCASEKPPKDLGYLYFYRRVTE from the exons ATGGCGGACGTTGGAGAGGTTTTGATGTCAGTTTTGTCCACAATCCGGGTCCCCAGGCCCGGGGACCGTGTCCACAAAGACGAATGCGCCTTGTCATTTTCGTCGCCG gagagcgaggggggtctgtatgtgtgcatgaacactTTCCTCGGCTTTGGCAGTCAGTATGTGGATCGGCACCATGCTCGGACTGGTCAGCGGGCTTACCTGCACTTCACCCGCACCCGTAAAGCTCAG TGTGTTGTCTTACAGAAGGAGGATGATAATAACTCTAGCTCTGGGGACCCTCCTAAGAAGAAACCCACCAGACTGGCCATAG GGATCGAAGGAGGTTTCGATGTGGAACAGGATCAATATGAAGAGGATGTTAAGGTTGTCATCTTCCCGGACAGGCAGCAAGTGACCTCAGAGGACCTTGCCACCATGCCAGACGTTGTTAAAGAAAGG GTGTCTCTATCCATGGCGGGTTTCATGTCTGCAGACTCAGTGTCTCATGCCTTGCAAGTCCAGCAGTGGGACGGGGAGGTACGACAGGAGTCCAGACATGCCGTTGATCTCAAACAACTCGACAACGGACTCAAAATCCCACCCAG TGGCTGGCGCTGTGAGGTGTGTGACCTGCAGGAGAACCTGTGGATGAACCTGACCGACGGCAAGGTGTTCTGTGGCCGCAGGTACTTCGACGGCACCGGGGGCAACAACCACGCTTTGCTTCACTTCCAACAGACTGGCTTCCCTCTCGCGGTTAAGCTGGGCACCATCACCCCCgatggagcag ATGTGTATTCCTATGATGAAGACGACATGGTGCTCAACCCCAAGCTTCCAGAGCATCTGTCACATTTTGGCATCGACATGATGACTATGCAGAAG ACGGAGCACACCATGACGGAGCTGGAGATCGCAGTGAACCAGCGGGTGGGCGAGTGGGAGGTGATCCAGGAGTCCGGCACATCCCTGCGGCCGCTGTCAGGCTCCGGGCTGACTGGCATGAAGAACCTGGGCAACAGCTGCTACCTCAACTCGGTCATGCAAGTGCTCTTCACTGTGCCCGACTTTCAGACCAA GTATGTGTCCAACATCCAGAAGATCTTTGACGAGGCCCCGAGCGATCCCACCCAGGACTTCAAAACCCAAGT AGCCAAGCTTGGCTACGGCCTTCTGTCAGGAGAGTACTCCAAACCTGCACCGGACCCCGGGGACGACAACGGCACAGCTGAGCCCAGA GGGGACCAGGTGGGCATCGCTCCACGCATGTTTAAAGCCCTGATCGGACGGGGCCACGCGGAGTTCTCCACCAATCGGCAGCAGGATGCCCAGGAGTTTTTATTGCACTTCATAAACATGGTGGAG AGGAACTGCCGCTCGGGGGCCAACCCGTCTGAGGCCTTCAGGttcctggtggaggagaggatcgTGTGTCAACAGTCCCACAAAGCCAAGTACACCCAGAGGGTGGACTACATCCTGCAGCTGCCTGTGCCCATGGACCAGGCCACCAACACGG AGGAGCTGCAGGAGGCTGAGCGTCGGCGCGAGGAGGCCGACTCCGGCCCCTCCCCGACCGTGAGGGCCAAGATCCCCTTCAGCGCCTGCATGGCGGCGCTCAGCGAGCCGGAGGTCCTCAGCGACTTCTGGAGCTCCGCCGTGCAGGCGAAGACCACCGCCACCAA AACAACCCGCTTCGCCTCCTTTCCGGACCACCTCGTCATCCAGATCAAGAAGTTCACTTTCGGTCTCGATTGGGTCCCCAAGAAACTGG ATGTGAGCATTGATGTTCCTGACACCCTGGACCTGGGCGACCTGCGCGCCACCGGCCAGCAGCCAGGGGAGGAGCTTCTGCCGGaaacggccccgccccccctcatgACCCCAGACGTGGAGGTCAAAG cCCCCGTGCTGGACGACTCTACCGTGTCCCAGCTGTGTGAGATGGGCTTCCCTCTGGAGGCGTGCAGGAAGGCGGTGTACTACACCGGCAACACTGGCATCGACGCGGCCATGAACTGGGTCATGGGCCACATGGACGACCCAG ACTTCTCCGCCCCGCTGGTGCTGCCTGGCTGCAGCTCCGCCCCCGGCACCACGCCCACAGAGAGCCTGTCAGAGGAGCACCTGGCCACCATCGTCTCCATGGGCTTCAGCCGAGACCAGGCCAGCAAGGCCCTCAGAGCCACG AGTAACGTCCTGGACCGGGCGGTGGACTGGATCTTCTCCCACCTCGACGACCTGGAGTCCATGGAGGTGTCCGAAGGAGGCCGCTCGGCCGCTGAGAGCGAGGGCAGCAGGgagcccccccccggcccccgggtCAGAGACGGACCGGGCA AGTACGAGTTGTTTGCGTTCATCAGTCACATGGGGACGAGCACAATGTGTGGCCACTATGTCTGCCACATCAAGAAAGACCACCA GTGGGTCATCTTTAACGACCAGAAAGTGTGTGCCTCAGAGAAGCCCCCCAAAGACCTGGGATACCTTTACTTCTACCGCAGAGTCACCGAGTGA
- the usp5 gene encoding ubiquitin carboxyl-terminal hydrolase 5 isoform X1 — translation MADVGEVLMSVLSTIRVPRPGDRVHKDECALSFSSPESEGGLYVCMNTFLGFGSQYVDRHHARTGQRAYLHFTRTRKAQCVVLQKEDDNNSSSGDPPKKKPTRLAIGIEGGFDVEQDQYEEDVKVVIFPDRQQVTSEDLATMPDVVKERVSLSMAGFMSADSVSHALQVQQWDGEVRQESRHAVDLKQLDNGLKIPPSGWRCEVCDLQENLWMNLTDGKVFCGRRYFDGTGGNNHALLHFQQTGFPLAVKLGTITPDGADVYSYDEDDMVLNPKLPEHLSHFGIDMMTMQKTEHTMTELEIAVNQRVGEWEVIQESGTSLRPLSGSGLTGMKNLGNSCYLNSVMQVLFTVPDFQTKYVSNIQKIFDEAPSDPTQDFKTQVAKLGYGLLSGEYSKPAPDPGDDNGTAEPRGDQVGIAPRMFKALIGRGHAEFSTNRQQDAQEFLLHFINMVERNCRSGANPSEAFRFLVEERIVCQQSHKAKYTQRVDYILQLPVPMDQATNTEELQEAERRREEADSGPSPTVRAKIPFSACMAALSEPEVLSDFWSSAVQAKTTATKTTRFASFPDHLVIQIKKFTFGLDWVPKKLDVSIDVPDTLDLGDLRATGQQPGEELLPETAPPPLMTPDVEVKGILGSYGNEEDDSLYSPLLSPVLDDSTVSQLCEMGFPLEACRKAVYYTGNTGIDAAMNWVMGHMDDPDFSAPLVLPGCSSAPGTTPTESLSEEHLATIVSMGFSRDQASKALRATSNVLDRAVDWIFSHLDDLESMEVSEGGRSAAESEGSREPPPGPRVRDGPGKYELFAFISHMGTSTMCGHYVCHIKKDHQWVIFNDQKVCASEKPPKDLGYLYFYRRVTE, via the exons ATGGCGGACGTTGGAGAGGTTTTGATGTCAGTTTTGTCCACAATCCGGGTCCCCAGGCCCGGGGACCGTGTCCACAAAGACGAATGCGCCTTGTCATTTTCGTCGCCG gagagcgaggggggtctgtatgtgtgcatgaacactTTCCTCGGCTTTGGCAGTCAGTATGTGGATCGGCACCATGCTCGGACTGGTCAGCGGGCTTACCTGCACTTCACCCGCACCCGTAAAGCTCAG TGTGTTGTCTTACAGAAGGAGGATGATAATAACTCTAGCTCTGGGGACCCTCCTAAGAAGAAACCCACCAGACTGGCCATAG GGATCGAAGGAGGTTTCGATGTGGAACAGGATCAATATGAAGAGGATGTTAAGGTTGTCATCTTCCCGGACAGGCAGCAAGTGACCTCAGAGGACCTTGCCACCATGCCAGACGTTGTTAAAGAAAGG GTGTCTCTATCCATGGCGGGTTTCATGTCTGCAGACTCAGTGTCTCATGCCTTGCAAGTCCAGCAGTGGGACGGGGAGGTACGACAGGAGTCCAGACATGCCGTTGATCTCAAACAACTCGACAACGGACTCAAAATCCCACCCAG TGGCTGGCGCTGTGAGGTGTGTGACCTGCAGGAGAACCTGTGGATGAACCTGACCGACGGCAAGGTGTTCTGTGGCCGCAGGTACTTCGACGGCACCGGGGGCAACAACCACGCTTTGCTTCACTTCCAACAGACTGGCTTCCCTCTCGCGGTTAAGCTGGGCACCATCACCCCCgatggagcag ATGTGTATTCCTATGATGAAGACGACATGGTGCTCAACCCCAAGCTTCCAGAGCATCTGTCACATTTTGGCATCGACATGATGACTATGCAGAAG ACGGAGCACACCATGACGGAGCTGGAGATCGCAGTGAACCAGCGGGTGGGCGAGTGGGAGGTGATCCAGGAGTCCGGCACATCCCTGCGGCCGCTGTCAGGCTCCGGGCTGACTGGCATGAAGAACCTGGGCAACAGCTGCTACCTCAACTCGGTCATGCAAGTGCTCTTCACTGTGCCCGACTTTCAGACCAA GTATGTGTCCAACATCCAGAAGATCTTTGACGAGGCCCCGAGCGATCCCACCCAGGACTTCAAAACCCAAGT AGCCAAGCTTGGCTACGGCCTTCTGTCAGGAGAGTACTCCAAACCTGCACCGGACCCCGGGGACGACAACGGCACAGCTGAGCCCAGA GGGGACCAGGTGGGCATCGCTCCACGCATGTTTAAAGCCCTGATCGGACGGGGCCACGCGGAGTTCTCCACCAATCGGCAGCAGGATGCCCAGGAGTTTTTATTGCACTTCATAAACATGGTGGAG AGGAACTGCCGCTCGGGGGCCAACCCGTCTGAGGCCTTCAGGttcctggtggaggagaggatcgTGTGTCAACAGTCCCACAAAGCCAAGTACACCCAGAGGGTGGACTACATCCTGCAGCTGCCTGTGCCCATGGACCAGGCCACCAACACGG AGGAGCTGCAGGAGGCTGAGCGTCGGCGCGAGGAGGCCGACTCCGGCCCCTCCCCGACCGTGAGGGCCAAGATCCCCTTCAGCGCCTGCATGGCGGCGCTCAGCGAGCCGGAGGTCCTCAGCGACTTCTGGAGCTCCGCCGTGCAGGCGAAGACCACCGCCACCAA AACAACCCGCTTCGCCTCCTTTCCGGACCACCTCGTCATCCAGATCAAGAAGTTCACTTTCGGTCTCGATTGGGTCCCCAAGAAACTGG ATGTGAGCATTGATGTTCCTGACACCCTGGACCTGGGCGACCTGCGCGCCACCGGCCAGCAGCCAGGGGAGGAGCTTCTGCCGGaaacggccccgccccccctcatgACCCCAGACGTGGAGGTCAAAGGTATCCTGGGTTCCTACGGCAACGAGGAGGACGACTCTCTCTACTCCCCACTGctgt cCCCCGTGCTGGACGACTCTACCGTGTCCCAGCTGTGTGAGATGGGCTTCCCTCTGGAGGCGTGCAGGAAGGCGGTGTACTACACCGGCAACACTGGCATCGACGCGGCCATGAACTGGGTCATGGGCCACATGGACGACCCAG ACTTCTCCGCCCCGCTGGTGCTGCCTGGCTGCAGCTCCGCCCCCGGCACCACGCCCACAGAGAGCCTGTCAGAGGAGCACCTGGCCACCATCGTCTCCATGGGCTTCAGCCGAGACCAGGCCAGCAAGGCCCTCAGAGCCACG AGTAACGTCCTGGACCGGGCGGTGGACTGGATCTTCTCCCACCTCGACGACCTGGAGTCCATGGAGGTGTCCGAAGGAGGCCGCTCGGCCGCTGAGAGCGAGGGCAGCAGGgagcccccccccggcccccgggtCAGAGACGGACCGGGCA AGTACGAGTTGTTTGCGTTCATCAGTCACATGGGGACGAGCACAATGTGTGGCCACTATGTCTGCCACATCAAGAAAGACCACCA GTGGGTCATCTTTAACGACCAGAAAGTGTGTGCCTCAGAGAAGCCCCCCAAAGACCTGGGATACCTTTACTTCTACCGCAGAGTCACCGAGTGA
- the usp5 gene encoding ubiquitin carboxyl-terminal hydrolase 5 isoform X2 produces MADVGEVLMSVLSTIRVPRPGDRVHKDECALSFSSPESEGGLYVCMNTFLGFGSQYVDRHHARTGQRAYLHFTRTRKAQKEDDNNSSSGDPPKKKPTRLAIGIEGGFDVEQDQYEEDVKVVIFPDRQQVTSEDLATMPDVVKERVSLSMAGFMSADSVSHALQVQQWDGEVRQESRHAVDLKQLDNGLKIPPSGWRCEVCDLQENLWMNLTDGKVFCGRRYFDGTGGNNHALLHFQQTGFPLAVKLGTITPDGADVYSYDEDDMVLNPKLPEHLSHFGIDMMTMQKTEHTMTELEIAVNQRVGEWEVIQESGTSLRPLSGSGLTGMKNLGNSCYLNSVMQVLFTVPDFQTKYVSNIQKIFDEAPSDPTQDFKTQVAKLGYGLLSGEYSKPAPDPGDDNGTAEPRGDQVGIAPRMFKALIGRGHAEFSTNRQQDAQEFLLHFINMVERNCRSGANPSEAFRFLVEERIVCQQSHKAKYTQRVDYILQLPVPMDQATNTEELQEAERRREEADSGPSPTVRAKIPFSACMAALSEPEVLSDFWSSAVQAKTTATKTTRFASFPDHLVIQIKKFTFGLDWVPKKLDVSIDVPDTLDLGDLRATGQQPGEELLPETAPPPLMTPDVEVKGILGSYGNEEDDSLYSPLLSPVLDDSTVSQLCEMGFPLEACRKAVYYTGNTGIDAAMNWVMGHMDDPDFSAPLVLPGCSSAPGTTPTESLSEEHLATIVSMGFSRDQASKALRATSNVLDRAVDWIFSHLDDLESMEVSEGGRSAAESEGSREPPPGPRVRDGPGKYELFAFISHMGTSTMCGHYVCHIKKDHQWVIFNDQKVCASEKPPKDLGYLYFYRRVTE; encoded by the exons ATGGCGGACGTTGGAGAGGTTTTGATGTCAGTTTTGTCCACAATCCGGGTCCCCAGGCCCGGGGACCGTGTCCACAAAGACGAATGCGCCTTGTCATTTTCGTCGCCG gagagcgaggggggtctgtatgtgtgcatgaacactTTCCTCGGCTTTGGCAGTCAGTATGTGGATCGGCACCATGCTCGGACTGGTCAGCGGGCTTACCTGCACTTCACCCGCACCCGTAAAGCTCAG AAGGAGGATGATAATAACTCTAGCTCTGGGGACCCTCCTAAGAAGAAACCCACCAGACTGGCCATAG GGATCGAAGGAGGTTTCGATGTGGAACAGGATCAATATGAAGAGGATGTTAAGGTTGTCATCTTCCCGGACAGGCAGCAAGTGACCTCAGAGGACCTTGCCACCATGCCAGACGTTGTTAAAGAAAGG GTGTCTCTATCCATGGCGGGTTTCATGTCTGCAGACTCAGTGTCTCATGCCTTGCAAGTCCAGCAGTGGGACGGGGAGGTACGACAGGAGTCCAGACATGCCGTTGATCTCAAACAACTCGACAACGGACTCAAAATCCCACCCAG TGGCTGGCGCTGTGAGGTGTGTGACCTGCAGGAGAACCTGTGGATGAACCTGACCGACGGCAAGGTGTTCTGTGGCCGCAGGTACTTCGACGGCACCGGGGGCAACAACCACGCTTTGCTTCACTTCCAACAGACTGGCTTCCCTCTCGCGGTTAAGCTGGGCACCATCACCCCCgatggagcag ATGTGTATTCCTATGATGAAGACGACATGGTGCTCAACCCCAAGCTTCCAGAGCATCTGTCACATTTTGGCATCGACATGATGACTATGCAGAAG ACGGAGCACACCATGACGGAGCTGGAGATCGCAGTGAACCAGCGGGTGGGCGAGTGGGAGGTGATCCAGGAGTCCGGCACATCCCTGCGGCCGCTGTCAGGCTCCGGGCTGACTGGCATGAAGAACCTGGGCAACAGCTGCTACCTCAACTCGGTCATGCAAGTGCTCTTCACTGTGCCCGACTTTCAGACCAA GTATGTGTCCAACATCCAGAAGATCTTTGACGAGGCCCCGAGCGATCCCACCCAGGACTTCAAAACCCAAGT AGCCAAGCTTGGCTACGGCCTTCTGTCAGGAGAGTACTCCAAACCTGCACCGGACCCCGGGGACGACAACGGCACAGCTGAGCCCAGA GGGGACCAGGTGGGCATCGCTCCACGCATGTTTAAAGCCCTGATCGGACGGGGCCACGCGGAGTTCTCCACCAATCGGCAGCAGGATGCCCAGGAGTTTTTATTGCACTTCATAAACATGGTGGAG AGGAACTGCCGCTCGGGGGCCAACCCGTCTGAGGCCTTCAGGttcctggtggaggagaggatcgTGTGTCAACAGTCCCACAAAGCCAAGTACACCCAGAGGGTGGACTACATCCTGCAGCTGCCTGTGCCCATGGACCAGGCCACCAACACGG AGGAGCTGCAGGAGGCTGAGCGTCGGCGCGAGGAGGCCGACTCCGGCCCCTCCCCGACCGTGAGGGCCAAGATCCCCTTCAGCGCCTGCATGGCGGCGCTCAGCGAGCCGGAGGTCCTCAGCGACTTCTGGAGCTCCGCCGTGCAGGCGAAGACCACCGCCACCAA AACAACCCGCTTCGCCTCCTTTCCGGACCACCTCGTCATCCAGATCAAGAAGTTCACTTTCGGTCTCGATTGGGTCCCCAAGAAACTGG ATGTGAGCATTGATGTTCCTGACACCCTGGACCTGGGCGACCTGCGCGCCACCGGCCAGCAGCCAGGGGAGGAGCTTCTGCCGGaaacggccccgccccccctcatgACCCCAGACGTGGAGGTCAAAGGTATCCTGGGTTCCTACGGCAACGAGGAGGACGACTCTCTCTACTCCCCACTGctgt cCCCCGTGCTGGACGACTCTACCGTGTCCCAGCTGTGTGAGATGGGCTTCCCTCTGGAGGCGTGCAGGAAGGCGGTGTACTACACCGGCAACACTGGCATCGACGCGGCCATGAACTGGGTCATGGGCCACATGGACGACCCAG ACTTCTCCGCCCCGCTGGTGCTGCCTGGCTGCAGCTCCGCCCCCGGCACCACGCCCACAGAGAGCCTGTCAGAGGAGCACCTGGCCACCATCGTCTCCATGGGCTTCAGCCGAGACCAGGCCAGCAAGGCCCTCAGAGCCACG AGTAACGTCCTGGACCGGGCGGTGGACTGGATCTTCTCCCACCTCGACGACCTGGAGTCCATGGAGGTGTCCGAAGGAGGCCGCTCGGCCGCTGAGAGCGAGGGCAGCAGGgagcccccccccggcccccgggtCAGAGACGGACCGGGCA AGTACGAGTTGTTTGCGTTCATCAGTCACATGGGGACGAGCACAATGTGTGGCCACTATGTCTGCCACATCAAGAAAGACCACCA GTGGGTCATCTTTAACGACCAGAAAGTGTGTGCCTCAGAGAAGCCCCCCAAAGACCTGGGATACCTTTACTTCTACCGCAGAGTCACCGAGTGA